The following coding sequences lie in one Glycine max cultivar Williams 82 chromosome 19, Glycine_max_v4.0, whole genome shotgun sequence genomic window:
- the LOC100790235 gene encoding receptor-like protein kinase FERONIA-like precursor yields the protein MTFLGITSLTLFLLSPIFTHLKAYNPVDCFTISCGTTTVSLPTDLYYMSAIDTVFTLVGHDMLFSIESIAALETVYRIQVRGHEISPQSDTGLFRKWAANTDGKMNITVNPDHVAPKELYRTAHNMGTNTTLNIISNLTWEFPVDAGFTYVLRFHFWELDPNLDIDGDRVFFIYIASHLVDDRADVMRWTQKQKRFLRNNTQKKVYKGYFEGGFTPVTIKHLKLDSQQGANDIMNKIEMLSQLCHLHLVFLIGYCNENYEMILDYDFMACDTNNAHLLWKQRLQICIGITCRLHYLHTGAKHTIIHHDLKTTNILLDDNVSPKTMRFLSINSVALFLFLLFSTHIQAYTPEDNFSISCGTTGTSFDGERTWTGDIHKKYLSGGQDDTVSTEATTQSPSVKQVPYTSVRLSRSQFNYSFPVTAGPKFVRLFFYPADYPSFPRTDASFTVQSNQFTLLKGFNTSLNADAGKTETIFGEYVVNVNDGGILLLSFTPSKPYSYAFINGIEVLSMPTDLYYTSATVDAVGFKFVGRNMQYTLRTSFALQTEYRIKAGGQEISAQNDTGLLRKWAGDEQDYLIKQNPENNDLPANTDGKMNITVNPDHVAPKELYRTARNMGTNTTLNIISNLTWEFPVDSGFTYMIRLHFCELDPNISDIKDRVFLIYIASQLAEDNADVMEWTQKQKGLPVHQNYAVLIPKNNNQKKVNLLLQMHPQTDDKTLYRDAFLNGLEIFKISEAKSNNLAGPNPDPVLTPHNNIPAPKGNSSSGSQMTIIGVIAGLVSGVVLISVVILFVVILWRKRTTAMKTKDRSTNKQNYSLPSDLCRRFSLIEIKAATQNFDEVFIIGVGGFGHVYKGYIDDSFTPVAIKRLKPGSQQGAREFLNEIDMLSQLRHLNLVSLIGYCNDNKEMILVYDFVRRGNLRDHLYNTDKPPLSWKQRLQICIGAALGLDYLHTGAKHMIIHRDVKTTNILLDDKWVVKVSDFGLSRIGPTGVDKSHVSTVVRGSFGYLDPEYYKRYRLTEKSDVYSFGVVLFEILCARPPLIHSAQIEQVSLANWVRCCNQSGTMSRIVDPTLKGKIAPECFKKFCETGMSCLLEDGRQRPSMNDVVWMLEFALQLQESAEQRENDGIVITEEVNEKREEISDDTFNINKSSSAVSVNVSTSSSSEEHSYAGIDILAWLRGMGKNKL from the exons ATGACGTTCCTCGGTATCACCTCCTTAACACTCTTCCTCCTTTCCCCCATCTTCACACACCTCAAAGCATACAACCCAGTGGACTGTTTCACCATCAGTTGTGGCACCACCA CAGTTTCCCTGCCAACCGATCTGTATTACATGTCAGCAATTGACACTGTATTCACGCTTGTGGGACACGACATGCTGTTCAGCATTGAAAGCATTGCTGCACTGGAGACGGTGTATAGAATTCAAGTCCGAGGGCACGAAATCTCTCCACAAAGCGACACCGGTTTGTTCAGGAAATGGGCTG CTAACACGGATGGTAAGATGAACATAACCGTGAATCCTGATCATGTGGCGCCCAAGGAACTGTACAGAACAGCCCATAACATGGGCACAAACACCACTCTGAACATAATCAGCAACCTGACTTGGGAGTTTCCCGTTGATGCTGGCTTCACTTACGTGCTCAGGTTTCACTTTTGGGAGCTTGACCCCAATCTTGATATAGACGGTGACAGGGTGTTCTTCATTTACATAGCAAGCCACTTGGTTGATGATCGCgctgatgttatgagatggacACAGAAACAGAAAAGGTTTCTCCGC AATAATACTCAGAAAAAGGTGTACAAGGGCTACTTTGAAGGCGGTTTCACCCCAGTCACTATCAAACACCTCAAACTAGATTCACAGCAGGGTGCAAATGATATCATGAACAAGATTGAGATGCTCTCACAGCTCTGCCACCTTCATCTTGTGTTCCTCATCGGGTACTGCAATGAGAACTATGAAATGATCCTTGACTATGATTTCATGGCGTGTG ACACCAATAACGCACATCTCTTGTGGAAGCAACGCTTGCAGATTTGCATCGGCATCACATGCAGGCTGCATTATCTCCACACAGGTGCGAAGCACACAATCATCCACCATGACTTGAAAACCACCAACATCCTGTTGGATGATAA TGTCTCACCGAAAACCATGAGGTTCCTCAGTATCAACTCTGTAGCATTATTCCTCTTTCTCCTCTTCTCCACACACATCCAAGCGTACACTCCGGAAGACAACTTCAGCATCAGTTGCGGCACCACCGGGACATCCTTCGACGGTGAAAGGACATGGACAGGGGACATACACAAAAAGTACTTATCTGGTGGTCAAGATGACACCGTTTCAACTGAAGCAACAACACAATCTCCTTCTGTCAAACAAGTCCCCTACACCTCAGTACGCTTGTCTCGTTCTCAATTCAATTACTCCTTCCCCGTCACCGCTGGCCCCAAATTTGTTCGCCTCTTCTTCTATCCTGCCGACTACCCCTCCTTTCCTCGCACTGATGCCTCTTTCACCGTTCAATCCAACCAATTCACCCTCTTAAAAGGTTTTAACACCTCTCTAAATGCGGATGCAGGAAAAACGGAAACCATCTTCGGAGAATATGTGGTCAACGTCAACGATGGTGGGATTCTGCTCCTTAGCTTCACTCCGTCGAAACCATACTCCTACGCTTTCATCAATGGAATTGAGGTACTTTCCATGCCAACTGATCTTTATTACACATCAGCGACAGTGGATGCAGTTGGATTCAAGTTCGTGGGAAGAAACATGCAGTACACCCTCAGAACCAGCTTTGCCTTGCAAACAGAGTATAGAATCAAAGCCGGAGGGCAAGAAATCTCTGCACAAAACGACACCGGTTTGTTGAGGAAATGGGCTGGTGATGAACAAGATTATTTAATTAAGCAAAATCCAGAGAATAATGATCTACCAGCTAACACGGATGGAAAGATGAACATAACGGTGAATCCTGATCATGTGGCACCCAAGGAACTATACAGAACAGCGCGTAACATGGGCACAAACACCACTCTGAACATAATCAGCAACCTGACTTGGGAGTTCCCCGTTGACTCTGGTTTTACTTACATGATCAGGCTCCACTTTTGCGAGCTCGATCCAAATATTAGTGACATCAAGGACAGGGTGTTCTTAATTTACATAGCGAGCCAGTTGGCAGAAGACAATGCTGATGTTATGGAATGGACCCAGAAACAGAAAGGTCTCCCTGTGCATCAAAACTATGCGGTTTTGATTCCCAAGAATAATAATCAGAAAAAGGTTAATCTGTTGCTCCAAATGCATCCTCAAACTGATGATAAAACATTATATAGAGATGCGTTCTTGAACggtctcgagatattcaaaatCAGCGAAGCCAAGTCAAACAACCTTGCTGGACCTAATCCAGACCCAGTTCTGACTCCACACAACAACATACCCGCCCCAAAGGGAAACAGCAGCAGCGGGAGCCAAATGACCATAATTGGTGTCATTGCAGGGTTGGTATCTGGGGTTGTTTTGATATCCGTTGTCATTctttttgttgtaattttgtgGCGCAAGAGAACCACTGCTATGAAGACCAAGGATAGGTCAACCAACAAGCAGAACTACTCTCTGCCATCCGATCTCTGCCGCCGCTTCTCCCTCATCGAGATCAAAGCCGCCACCCAAAACTTTGACGAAGTCTTCATCATCGGCGTGGGAGGATTCGGCCATGTCTACAAGGGCTACATCGATGACAGTTTTACCCCCGTTGCCATCAAGCGCCTCAAACCGGGTTCACAGCAAGGGGCACGTGAGTTTTTGAATGAAATCGACATGCTTTCGCAACTCCGTCACCTCAATCTCGTCTCTCTCATCGGCTACTGCAACGATAATAAGGAAATGATCTTGGTCTATGATTTCGTGAGACGTGGCAATCTACGTGACCATCTCTACAACACCGATAAGCCCCCTCTCTCGTGGAAGCAACGGTTGCAGATTTGCATTGGGGCAGCGCTTGGGCTGGATTATCTTCACACAGGCGCGAAACACATGATCATCCACCGTGATGTAAAAACCACCAATATCTTATTGGATGATAAATGGGTGGTCAAGGTTTCAGACTTTGGGCTTTCCAGAATTGGACCCACGGGCGTGGACAAGTCTCATGTCAGCACTGTTGTGAGGGGAAGCTTTGGGTATTTAGACCCGGAATATTACAAACGCTACCGTTTGACAGAGAAGTCTGATGTGTACTCTTTTGGTGTAGTGTTGTTTGAGATACTGTGCGCTCGGCCACCTCTAATCCATAGTGCACAGATAGAACAGGTGTCACTTGCTAATTGGGTGAGGTGCTGTAACCAAAGTGGGACTATGTCTCGGATTGTGGACCCCACATTGAAGGGGAAGATCGCGCCTGAGTGCTTTAAGAAGTTTTGTGAGACTGGAATGAGTTGTTTGTTAGAGGATGGGAGGCAGAGGCCATCGATGAACGACGTCGTTTGGATGCTGGAGTTTGCACTCCAGCTACAAGAGAGTGCAGAGCAACGCGAAAATGATGGTATTGTTATTACTGAAGAAGTTAATGAGAAAAGAGAGGAAATTAGTGATGATACGTTTAATATTAACAAGAGTAGTAGTGCAGTGAGTGTGAATGTGAGTACAAGTAGTTCCAGCGAAGAGCATAGCTATGCAGGGATTGATATACTTGCTTGGTTGAGGGGCATGGGCAAAAACAAATtgtaa
- the LOC100527159 gene encoding uncharacterized protein isoform X1: MSSSGAKRSGPPKHQNKYAWKPNAGRKINETEVGGRFRPLSEITGVCPRCKDQIEWKRRYGKYKPLLQPAKCQRCSKRAVRQAYHSLCPGCAKEHGVCAKCCCNTKQIVGRDISEVEAEQKMLEEAIKNSRERERRSLLRAMNKDKTKSSNSVPTDTKDNEGEVCEDEDNSDDEDNSDNEDCDEDGNSENEDCDDEDGNNENEDCDENDDKNDENIPDHTNAKNE, from the exons ATGAGTAGTAGCGGCGCCAAGAGGAGCGGTCCCCCAAAGCACCAGAACAAGTACGCTTGGAAACCCAACGCTGGTCGCAAAATCAACGAAACT GAAGTTGGAGGAAGATTCAGACCCCTCTCTGAGATCACTGGGGTGTGCCCTCGTTGCAAGGATCAAATCGAATGGAAACGACGTTATGGAAAGTACAAGCCTCTTCTTCAACCAGCCAAATG TCAGAGATGTTCCAAGCGTGCTGTACGTCAAGCTTACCATAGCTTGTGTCCTG GTTGTGCCAAGGAGCATGGTGTATGCGCAAAGTGTTGTTGCAATACGAAGCAAATAGTTGGAAG GGATATATCAGAAGTTGAGGCTGAGCAAAAGATGCTAGAGGAG GCCATTAAGAACTCTCGGGAGAGAGAAAGGAGATCCTTATTGCGTGCT ATGAACAAAGACAAAACTAAGAGTTCAAATAGTGTCCCAACAGATACTAAAG ATAACGAGGGTGAAGTTTGTGAAGATGAAGATAACAGTGATGATGAAGATAACAGTGATAATGAAGATTGTGATGAAGATGGTAACAGTGAGAATGAAGATTGTGATGATGAAGATGGTAACAATGAGAACGAAGATTGTGATGAGAATGATGacaaaaatgatgaaaacaTTCCTGATCATACCAATGCCAAAAATGAATGA
- the LOC100527159 gene encoding uncharacterized protein LOC100527159 (The RefSeq protein has 1 substitution compared to this genomic sequence) has translation MSSSGAKRSGPPKHQNKYAWKPNAGRKINETEVGGRFRPLSEITGVCPRCKDQIEWKRRYGKYKPLLQPAKCQRFSKRAVRQAYHSLCPGCAKEHGVCAKCCCNTKQIVGRDISEVEAEQKMLEEAIKNSRERERRSLLRAMNKDKTKSSNSVPTDTKGNKVGQLFPNASLEDYAILNRVNVEHDDGAICNDKYVDNEGEVCEDEDNSDDEDNSDNEDCDEDGNSENEDCDDEDGNNENEDCDENDDKNDENIPDHTNAKNE, from the exons ATGAGTAGTAGCGGCGCCAAGAGGAGCGGTCCCCCAAAGCACCAGAACAAGTACGCTTGGAAACCCAACGCTGGTCGCAAAATCAACGAAACT GAAGTTGGAGGAAGATTCAGACCCCTCTCTGAGATCACTGGGGTGTGCCCTCGTTGCAAGGATCAAATCGAATGGAAACGACGTTATGGAAAGTACAAGCCTCTTCTTCAACCAGCCAAATG TCAGAGATGTTCCAAGCGTGCTGTACGTCAAGCTTACCATAGCTTGTGTCCTG GTTGTGCCAAGGAGCATGGTGTATGCGCAAAGTGTTGTTGCAATACGAAGCAAATAGTTGGAAG GGATATATCAGAAGTTGAGGCTGAGCAAAAGATGCTAGAGGAG GCCATTAAGAACTCTCGGGAGAGAGAAAGGAGATCCTTATTGCGTGCT ATGAACAAAGACAAAACTAAGAGTTCAAATAGTGTCCCAACAGATACTAAAGGTAACAAAGTTGGACAATTATTTCCAAATGCATCACTCGAAGACTATGCCATACTGAATAGAGTAAACGTGGAGCATGATGATGGTGCAATTTGTAATGATAAATATGTAGATAACGAGGGTGAAGTTTGTGAAGATGAAGATAACAGTGATGATGAAGATAACAGTGATAATGAAGATTGTGATGAAGATGGTAACAGTGAGAATGAAGATTGTGATGATGAAGATGGTAACAATGAGAACGAAGATTGTGATGAGAATGATGacaaaaatgatgaaaacaTTCCTGATCATACCAATGCCAAAAATGAATGA
- the LOC100814858 gene encoding solute carrier family 25 member 44 isoform X1, with translation MASSEINWDRLDKKKFFVVGAGLFTGVTAALYPVSVVKTRLQVASKDTLERSAFSVVKGLLKTDGIPGLYKGFGTVIIGAIPTRIIFLTALETTKVASFRVVEPFRLSETTQAAIANGIAGMASSFLSQTLFVPIDVVSQKLMVQGLSGHAQYSGGLDVARKVLRSDGIRGLYRGFGLSVMTYVPSNVVWWASYGSSQRYLWRFLGDNSEEYTPSLPKIIFAQATGGIIAGATASCITNPLDTIKTRLQVLGLEKKIPVKQVVKDLIAEDGWKGVYRGLGPRLFSTSAWGTSMILAYEYLKRLCAKDGGGN, from the exons ATGGCCTCCTCCGAGATTAACTGGGACAG GCTAGATAAAAAGAAGTTCTTTGTTGTGGGAGCAGGACTCTTCACGGGTGTTACAGCGGCACTCTACCCGGTTTCTGTTGTGAAAACTAGGCTGCAGGTTGCCTCAAAGGATACTTTGGAGAGAAGTGCGTTTTCTGTTGTGAAAGGTTTACTTAAAACGGATGGCATCCCTGGTTTGTATAAAGGGTTTGGTACAGTTATCATTGGAGCGATTCCTACCAGAATCATATTCCTCACTGCCTTAGAGACAACCAAGGTGGCTTCCTTCAGGGTGGTGGAGCCGTTTAGACTATCTGAAACTACTCAGGCTGCCATAGCAAATGGAATTGCAGGCATGGCATCATCATTTTTGTCACAAACTCTATTTGTTCCAATTGATGTG GTTAGCCAAAAGTTGATGGTGCAAGGATTATCAGGCCATGCCCAATATAGTGGGGGTTTGGATGTTGCTCGTAAGGTGTTAAGGTCTGATGGCATCAGGGGATTATATAGAGGATTTGGTCTATCTGTCATGACTTATGTACCATCTAATGTTGTATGGTGGGCAAGCTATGGTTCAAGTCAACGCTACTTATGGAG ATTCTTGGGAGATAACAGTGAGGAATATACTCCTAGTCTACCAAAGATTATTTTTGCTCAGGCTACTGGAGGGATCATTGCTGGTGCTACTGCATCCTGCATTACAAACCCATTGGATACTATCAAGACACGATTACAG GTGCTGGGACTTGAAAAGAAAATCCCTGTAAAACAAGTTGTTAAAGATTTGATCGCTGAGGATGGTTGGAAAGGTGTATATAGAGGATTAGGTCCAAGACTTTTCAGCACGTCAGCATGGGGTACTTCAATGATATTGGCTTATGAATATCTGA AGCGCTTGTGTGCAAAAGATGGAGGAGGCAATTGA
- the LOC100814858 gene encoding solute carrier family 25 member 44 isoform X2, with amino-acid sequence MQWPPPRLTGTGLFTGVTAALYPVSVVKTRLQVASKDTLERSAFSVVKGLLKTDGIPGLYKGFGTVIIGAIPTRIIFLTALETTKVASFRVVEPFRLSETTQAAIANGIAGMASSFLSQTLFVPIDVVSQKLMVQGLSGHAQYSGGLDVARKVLRSDGIRGLYRGFGLSVMTYVPSNVVWWASYGSSQRYLWRFLGDNSEEYTPSLPKIIFAQATGGIIAGATASCITNPLDTIKTRLQVLGLEKKIPVKQVVKDLIAEDGWKGVYRGLGPRLFSTSAWGTSMILAYEYLKRLCAKDGGGN; translated from the exons ATGCAATGGCCTCCTCCGAGATTAACTGGGACAG GACTCTTCACGGGTGTTACAGCGGCACTCTACCCGGTTTCTGTTGTGAAAACTAGGCTGCAGGTTGCCTCAAAGGATACTTTGGAGAGAAGTGCGTTTTCTGTTGTGAAAGGTTTACTTAAAACGGATGGCATCCCTGGTTTGTATAAAGGGTTTGGTACAGTTATCATTGGAGCGATTCCTACCAGAATCATATTCCTCACTGCCTTAGAGACAACCAAGGTGGCTTCCTTCAGGGTGGTGGAGCCGTTTAGACTATCTGAAACTACTCAGGCTGCCATAGCAAATGGAATTGCAGGCATGGCATCATCATTTTTGTCACAAACTCTATTTGTTCCAATTGATGTG GTTAGCCAAAAGTTGATGGTGCAAGGATTATCAGGCCATGCCCAATATAGTGGGGGTTTGGATGTTGCTCGTAAGGTGTTAAGGTCTGATGGCATCAGGGGATTATATAGAGGATTTGGTCTATCTGTCATGACTTATGTACCATCTAATGTTGTATGGTGGGCAAGCTATGGTTCAAGTCAACGCTACTTATGGAG ATTCTTGGGAGATAACAGTGAGGAATATACTCCTAGTCTACCAAAGATTATTTTTGCTCAGGCTACTGGAGGGATCATTGCTGGTGCTACTGCATCCTGCATTACAAACCCATTGGATACTATCAAGACACGATTACAG GTGCTGGGACTTGAAAAGAAAATCCCTGTAAAACAAGTTGTTAAAGATTTGATCGCTGAGGATGGTTGGAAAGGTGTATATAGAGGATTAGGTCCAAGACTTTTCAGCACGTCAGCATGGGGTACTTCAATGATATTGGCTTATGAATATCTGA AGCGCTTGTGTGCAAAAGATGGAGGAGGCAATTGA